Proteins from a single region of Sphingomonas morindae:
- a CDS encoding SDR family oxidoreductase, with protein MPAILITGCSSGFGLAIARRFLDRGWRVIATMRRPDPDLLPAAPGLTILPLDVTDPQSIATAVAQAGEIDVLVNNAGFGAAVPIELIEPDTARALFETNLLGTLAMVQAVLPQFRARRAGTIVNITSSVTLKPLPLVSVYRASKAAVNALSESLAAEVAPFGVRVRIVLPGRAPETRFGANAMPHLRGLDHPDYKPMLDAMIAGFRESGGPVTQMEDVAEAVWRAATDPDAPLRIPAGADAVQWMAEAG; from the coding sequence GTGCCTGCTATCCTTATCACCGGCTGTTCCTCGGGCTTCGGCCTGGCGATCGCCCGACGCTTTCTCGACCGGGGCTGGCGCGTGATCGCCACCATGCGCCGCCCCGATCCCGATCTGCTGCCCGCCGCGCCCGGGCTCACGATCCTGCCGCTCGACGTCACCGACCCGCAAAGCATCGCGACGGCGGTGGCGCAGGCGGGCGAGATCGACGTGCTCGTCAACAATGCCGGCTTCGGCGCCGCCGTGCCGATCGAGCTGATCGAGCCCGACACGGCGCGCGCGCTGTTCGAGACGAACCTGCTCGGCACGCTGGCGATGGTGCAGGCGGTGCTGCCGCAATTCCGCGCGCGCCGCGCTGGGACGATCGTCAACATCACCTCCAGCGTCACGCTGAAGCCGCTGCCGCTGGTCAGCGTCTATCGCGCCAGCAAGGCGGCGGTGAACGCGCTCAGCGAAAGCCTCGCGGCGGAGGTGGCGCCGTTCGGCGTGCGCGTGCGGATCGTGCTGCCGGGTCGCGCGCCCGAGACGCGCTTCGGCGCCAACGCCATGCCGCATCTGCGCGGGCTCGATCACCCGGATTACAAGCCGATGCTGGATGCGATGATCGCCGGCTTCCGCGAGAGCGGCGGGCCGGTGACGCAGATGGAGGATGTGGCCGAGGCGGTGTGGCGCGCGGCCACCGATCCCGACGCGCCGCTCCGCATCCCCGCCGGCGCCGATGCCGTGCAGTGGATGGCGGAGGCGGGCTGA
- a CDS encoding DUF2252 family protein, whose protein sequence is MSISPEARAAVLARTRGLKMARSVHAYVRGNTARFYTWLAESPVAGLIPQGPPIWICGDCHLGNLGPLADTDGEIDIQIRDLDQTVIGNPAYDLIRLGLSLETAARSSDLPGVTTARMTEVMIDGYAAALGADDEGAPIEPLVVRSVRREAMGRRWRHLARERLEDVEPAIPLGKRFWKLAPPEQAAIEALFEEEEIVRRGLALAGLDRGRLRVVDAAYWRKGCSSLGRLRYAVLLGVREKAAKAERLALVDIKEAVASVAPAAPGAAMPEDPAARVVAGALALAPNLGERMIPARLLGRPVVLRELAPQDLKIEVAQFSRKQAIAAARYLAYVVGVAHARQMRREERAHWRRALVRRPEEGLDAPSWLWRSIVSLAGAHEAGYLEHCRRVALAA, encoded by the coding sequence TTGAGTATATCGCCGGAGGCGCGGGCGGCCGTGCTGGCGCGGACGCGCGGGCTCAAGATGGCGCGGTCGGTCCATGCCTATGTCAGGGGCAATACGGCGCGGTTCTACACATGGCTGGCGGAGTCGCCGGTGGCCGGGCTGATCCCGCAGGGGCCGCCGATCTGGATCTGCGGCGATTGCCATCTCGGCAATCTCGGGCCGCTCGCCGACACCGATGGCGAGATCGACATCCAGATCCGCGATCTCGACCAGACGGTGATCGGCAACCCCGCTTATGATCTGATCCGGCTCGGCCTCTCGCTGGAAACGGCGGCGCGCAGTTCGGATCTGCCGGGCGTCACCACCGCGCGGATGACCGAGGTGATGATCGATGGCTATGCGGCCGCGCTCGGCGCCGACGATGAGGGCGCGCCGATCGAGCCGCTTGTCGTCCGCTCGGTGCGGCGCGAGGCGATGGGGCGGCGCTGGCGGCATCTCGCGCGCGAGCGGCTCGAGGATGTCGAGCCCGCCATCCCGCTCGGCAAGCGCTTCTGGAAGCTCGCCCCGCCGGAACAGGCGGCGATCGAGGCGCTGTTCGAGGAGGAGGAGATCGTGCGGCGCGGCCTGGCGCTGGCCGGGCTCGATCGCGGCCGGCTGCGCGTGGTGGATGCCGCCTATTGGCGCAAGGGCTGCAGTTCGCTCGGCCGGCTGCGCTATGCCGTGCTGCTCGGCGTGCGCGAGAAGGCCGCCAAGGCCGAGCGGCTCGCGCTGGTGGACATCAAGGAAGCGGTGGCGTCGGTCGCGCCCGCCGCGCCCGGGGCCGCCATGCCCGAGGATCCCGCCGCGCGGGTGGTCGCCGGCGCGCTCGCGCTCGCGCCCAATCTGGGCGAGCGGATGATCCCCGCGCGGCTGCTCGGGCGGCCGGTGGTGCTGCGCGAGCTGGCGCCGCAGGATCTCAAGATCGAGGTGGCGCAATTCTCGCGCAAGCAGGCGATCGCGGCGGCGCGCTATCTCGCCTATGTCGTGGGCGTCGCCCATGCCCGGCAGATGCGCCGGGAGGAGCGCGCGCACTGGCGGCGCGCGCTCGTCCGCCGGCCCGAGGAGGGGCTCGATGCCCCCTCCTGGCTGTGGCGCAGCATCGTCAGCCTCGCCGGCGCGCATGAGGCCGGCTATCTGGAGCATTGCCGCCGCGTCGCGCTGGCGGCCTGA
- a CDS encoding pyridoxamine 5'-phosphate oxidase family protein, which produces MAHGFLETLASPAIEAARAANGSADLWRDAKGARRFDRFTEAEAGFLAERDSFYMASVAENGWPYVQHRGGPPGFLRLLDDRTLGFADFSGNRQYLSLGNITADDRVALILMDYAARRRLKILARAQSRDCAGDPDLGARLAVPGYKARVERAILLRLEAFDWNCPQHITPRFTAEQVAAAVAPLHARIAALERENAALRPHARG; this is translated from the coding sequence ATGGCTCATGGCTTTCTCGAGACACTCGCCTCGCCCGCGATCGAGGCCGCGCGGGCTGCCAATGGCAGCGCCGACCTATGGAGGGACGCCAAGGGCGCGCGGCGCTTCGACCGGTTCACCGAGGCCGAGGCGGGCTTCCTCGCGGAGCGCGACAGCTTCTACATGGCGAGCGTCGCCGAGAATGGCTGGCCCTATGTGCAGCATCGCGGCGGCCCGCCCGGTTTTCTCCGGCTGCTCGACGATCGCACGCTCGGCTTCGCCGATTTCAGCGGCAATCGCCAATATCTCAGCCTCGGCAACATCACCGCCGACGATCGCGTGGCGCTGATCCTGATGGACTATGCCGCCCGCCGGCGGCTGAAGATCCTCGCCCGCGCACAGTCGCGCGATTGCGCGGGCGATCCCGATCTCGGGGCGCGGCTGGCGGTGCCCGGCTACAAGGCGCGGGTGGAGCGCGCCATACTGCTGCGGCTCGAGGCGTTCGACTGGAACTGCCCGCAGCACATCACCCCGCGCTTCACCGCCGAGCAGGTCGCCGCGGCGGTGGCGCCGCTCCATGCGCGCATCGCCGCGCTGGAACGGGAGAATGCGGCGCTGCGGCCGCACGCGCGCGGCTGA
- a CDS encoding SDR family NAD(P)-dependent oxidoreductase, with the protein MIDLHGRKALVTGGSRGIGAAIAVALAEQGADVALTFQSAGDRAQRLVERIRALGRTAVAIQADSADPAAIRRSVEEAVAALGGLDILVNNAGIARYGSLAEISADDVDALFAVNVRGPILTTQAAIPHLGAGGRIITIGSAGADRIVGASGTVYFMTKAALQAFNRGLAHELGPRDITANLVQPGSTDTDMNPADGESADYQRSLAPLGRYATAEDIAAAVAFLASPAARHMTGSIVTVDGGLLA; encoded by the coding sequence ATGATCGATCTTCATGGCCGCAAGGCGCTGGTAACCGGGGGCTCGCGCGGCATCGGCGCCGCCATTGCGGTGGCGCTGGCGGAGCAGGGGGCGGACGTCGCCCTGACCTTCCAGTCCGCCGGCGACCGCGCGCAGCGGCTGGTCGAGCGGATTCGCGCGCTGGGCCGCACCGCCGTCGCGATCCAGGCGGACAGCGCCGATCCGGCGGCGATCCGCCGCTCGGTGGAGGAGGCGGTCGCGGCGCTGGGCGGGCTCGATATCCTCGTGAACAATGCCGGCATCGCGCGCTATGGCAGCCTGGCCGAGATCTCGGCGGATGATGTCGACGCGCTCTTCGCGGTCAATGTGCGCGGGCCGATCCTCACCACCCAGGCGGCGATCCCGCATCTCGGCGCCGGCGGCCGCATCATCACCATCGGCTCGGCGGGGGCGGATCGGATCGTCGGCGCCAGCGGCACCGTCTATTTCATGACCAAGGCCGCGCTCCAGGCGTTCAACCGCGGGCTGGCGCATGAACTCGGCCCGCGCGACATCACCGCCAATCTCGTCCAGCCCGGCTCGACGGATACCGACATGAACCCGGCCGATGGCGAAAGCGCCGATTACCAGCGCAGCCTGGCGCCGCTCGGCCGCTACGCCACGGCGGAGGATATCGCCGCCGCCGTCGCCTTCCTCGCCAGCCCCGCCGCGCGCCACATGACGGGCAGCATCGTCACCGTGGACGGCGGCTTGCTCGCCTGA
- a CDS encoding TetR/AcrR family transcriptional regulator codes for MQNDPQDGAAPPRRARGRPRAFDRAAALTAAMQLFWRKGYEASSIADLTEAMGVGPTSLYAAFGSKDALYAEAMKAYAGRYAHLTQGGFRAAPTACEAVRAYLRDSATAMTGADCDLPRGCMVNLGMVGSEGHEALAAEMRDARGAAFDMLRARLAEAVASGELPPRLDVAAVARFIQTVQSGMAIRARDGATRGELEAVAALALAGWDAMIAAATPA; via the coding sequence ATGCAGAATGACCCTCAAGACGGTGCCGCGCCGCCGCGCCGCGCCCGGGGCCGGCCCCGCGCCTTTGATCGCGCGGCGGCGCTGACGGCGGCGATGCAGCTCTTCTGGCGCAAGGGCTATGAGGCGAGTTCGATCGCCGATCTGACTGAGGCTATGGGTGTCGGCCCGACCAGCCTCTATGCGGCGTTCGGCTCCAAGGACGCGCTCTATGCCGAAGCGATGAAGGCCTATGCCGGCCGCTACGCGCATCTCACCCAGGGCGGCTTCCGCGCCGCGCCGACCGCCTGCGAAGCGGTGCGCGCCTATCTGCGCGATTCGGCGACCGCGATGACCGGGGCGGATTGCGATCTGCCGCGCGGCTGCATGGTCAATCTCGGCATGGTCGGGAGCGAGGGGCATGAGGCGCTCGCCGCCGAGATGCGCGACGCGCGCGGCGCCGCCTTCGACATGCTGCGCGCGCGGCTTGCCGAGGCGGTCGCGTCGGGCGAGCTGCCGCCCCGGCTCGATGTCGCCGCGGTCGCGCGCTTCATCCAGACGGTGCAGAGCGGCATGGCGATCCGCGCCCGCGACGGCGCCACGCGCGGGGAGCTGGAAGCGGTCGCCGCGCTCGCCCTGGCCGGCTGGGACGCGATGATCGCCGCCGCCACGCCCGCCTGA
- a CDS encoding general stress protein produces MTQTVTRLYDDYADATAAVRDLEALGIPHEDISILGNNAHGLHGADDHGGVNDHGDVTRGTSTGAVLGGAGGLLAGLGLLAIPGLGPIVAAGWLAATAAGAGIGAAGGAVTGSVVGALKNAGHSEEDAHVYAEGVRRGGTLVSARVPDGDVARAEAALDRSSVVDVTARGAAYRESGWTGFDDQAPAYAPDEIDRDRASYGRTTTRL; encoded by the coding sequence ATGACCCAGACCGTAACCCGTCTTTACGACGACTATGCCGACGCCACCGCCGCGGTGCGCGATCTCGAGGCGCTCGGCATTCCGCACGAGGATATCAGCATCCTCGGCAACAACGCCCATGGCCTCCACGGCGCGGACGATCATGGCGGCGTCAACGATCATGGCGACGTGACCCGCGGCACCTCGACGGGCGCGGTGCTCGGCGGGGCCGGCGGGCTGCTGGCGGGGCTTGGCCTGCTCGCCATTCCCGGCCTCGGCCCGATCGTCGCCGCCGGTTGGCTGGCCGCCACCGCCGCCGGCGCGGGCATCGGCGCCGCCGGTGGCGCGGTGACGGGCAGCGTCGTCGGCGCGCTCAAAAATGCCGGCCATTCGGAAGAGGACGCGCATGTCTATGCCGAAGGCGTGCGCCGCGGCGGCACGCTGGTGAGCGCGCGCGTGCCCGATGGCGACGTGGCGCGCGCCGAGGCCGCGCTGGACCGGTCGAGCGTGGTGGACGTCACCGCGCGCGGCGCCGCCTATCGCGAGAGCGGCTGGACCGGCTTCGACGATCAGGCGCCGGCTTATGCGCCGGACGAGATCGACCGCGACCGCGCCAGCTACGGCCGCACCACCACCCGTCTCTGA
- a CDS encoding Crp/Fnr family transcriptional regulator produces MLMRTSSLCAQSRNRFLAHLSRDDAALLDSGLERVAVPPGGLLTRSGAPLDLLYFPETAIVSIGYRLGGDRQVEAAVVGNEGVVGWSAITGAGFACHDAVVQMTGGTAWRIARADLDRACAASATLLAALIRFADVVTVQMTQAILSLVHDTVEKRLCRWLLMRHDRVATDQLLVRHAEISANLGTRRASVTDGLHVLEGERLVRCYRGRILIRDRMGLEREAADSYGVSEAHYRRQIAPFGRSETRAAEAGLAPAGQRLRA; encoded by the coding sequence ATGTTGATGCGGACGAGCAGCCTGTGTGCCCAATCCCGCAACCGCTTTCTGGCGCATTTGAGTCGCGACGACGCCGCCCTGCTGGACAGCGGCCTCGAGCGGGTGGCGGTGCCGCCCGGCGGGCTGCTCACCCGCAGCGGCGCGCCGCTCGATCTGCTCTATTTTCCCGAAACGGCGATCGTCTCGATCGGCTATCGGCTCGGCGGCGATCGGCAGGTCGAGGCGGCGGTGGTCGGCAATGAAGGCGTGGTGGGTTGGTCGGCCATCACCGGCGCCGGCTTCGCCTGTCACGACGCGGTGGTGCAGATGACGGGCGGCACCGCCTGGCGGATCGCCCGCGCCGATCTCGACCGCGCCTGCGCCGCGAGCGCGACGCTGCTGGCCGCGCTGATCCGCTTCGCCGATGTCGTCACCGTGCAGATGACGCAGGCGATCCTGTCGCTGGTGCACGATACGGTGGAGAAGCGGCTATGCCGCTGGCTGCTGATGCGCCATGATCGCGTCGCCACCGATCAGCTGCTGGTGCGCCACGCGGAAATAAGCGCCAATCTCGGCACGCGGCGCGCCAGCGTCACCGACGGGCTGCATGTGCTGGAAGGCGAGCGGCTGGTCCGCTGCTATCGCGGCCGCATCCTGATCCGCGATCGCATGGGCCTGGAGCGCGAGGCGGCGGACTCCTACGGCGTCTCCGAAGCGCATTACCGCCGCCAGATCGCGCCCTTCGGCCGCAGCGAGACGCGCGCCGCCGAGGCCGGTCTCGCGCCCGCCGGCCAGCGCCTGCGGGCCTGA